The Acidobacteriota bacterium genome has a segment encoding these proteins:
- a CDS encoding bifunctional hydroxymethylpyrimidine kinase/phosphomethylpyrimidine kinase yields MRGFFGKISDVPLVVDPVVRSTSGFDLIDDSALRSLTRRLFPMAAVVTPNLAEAERIAGIAIEADDDLDRAAEVMHELGARCVLIKGGHRIPGSDPAIAVDHLFINGDRHEIAGEYIETTSTHGTGCILSSAIAANLALGKNCRRRFG; encoded by the coding sequence CCGCTGGTGGTCGATCCGGTGGTTCGTTCGACCTCAGGTTTTGACCTGATCGATGATTCTGCACTTCGATCGCTGACGCGGCGGCTTTTTCCGATGGCGGCGGTCGTAACACCGAACCTTGCCGAGGCGGAGCGGATCGCGGGAATTGCGATCGAAGCCGATGACGACCTCGACCGAGCTGCCGAGGTGATGCACGAACTTGGTGCCCGCTGTGTTCTGATAAAAGGCGGCCACCGCATTCCGGGCTCCGATCCCGCAATCGCGGTCGATCATCTGTTCATCAATGGCGACAGGCATGAGATCGCGGGCGAATACATCGAAACGACCTCGACCCACGGCACGGGCTGTATTCTATCGTCGGCGATCGCGGCGAATCTGGCGCTTGGAAAGAATTGCCGGAGGCGGTTCGGGTAG
- a CDS encoding bifunctional hydroxymethylpyrimidine kinase/phosphomethylpyrimidine kinase, with product MPEAVRVAKAFVNEAIRTAPGLGKGNGPINIRAI from the coding sequence TTGCCGGAGGCGGTTCGGGTAGCGAAGGCTTTTGTAAATGAAGCTATAAGAACCGCACCGGGGCTCGGAAAAGGGAACGGGCCGATAAATATCAGGGCTATTTAG